Proteins encoded within one genomic window of Companilactobacillus zhachilii:
- a CDS encoding ArsR/SmtB family transcription factor, with amino-acid sequence MPEQNFEVEHQKALHNLKQNLPNDEDLDAMVNIFKAFGDMTRVKIILALAETPLSVGEIADTLDMSQSSISHQLSILKQLNLVSNARRGRNIHYRLSDQHIITIFKQTQEHIIEDENDF; translated from the coding sequence ATGCCAGAACAAAATTTTGAGGTAGAACATCAAAAAGCTCTACACAATTTAAAACAAAATCTTCCTAACGACGAAGACCTCGATGCCATGGTCAATATTTTTAAAGCTTTCGGCGACATGACACGAGTAAAAATAATTCTTGCCTTAGCAGAAACACCATTGAGTGTTGGTGAAATCGCGGATACCCTTGATATGAGCCAATCTTCAATTTCACATCAATTGAGTATTCTCAAACAACTCAATCTTGTTTCTAACGCGAGACGCGGACGTAACATCCATTATCGTTTGAGCGATCAACATATTATTACGATTTTTAAGCAAACTCAGGAACACATTATTGAAGACGAAAATGACTTTTAA
- a CDS encoding heavy metal translocating P-type ATPase — MKSYDVQTDYKVKKKQKRLKNELSKETKLTIIRLLVSFSLLLIGSSSLLPEPIDIGFFVTAYLVIGARIVYTAVKNIFHGEIFDENFLMSIATIGAIILGEYPEAIAVMLFYELGNVFEDVAVNRSKKSISALLEVKPAFATLKLAGKTKVVDPSEVQIGQIILVKPGEKIPLDGTVVLGQSSVDTSALTGESMPQNVKVGDQALSGSINQNGTLQIKVSKAYSDSTVAKILDLVQNASSKKANTEKFITKFAKIYTPIVVGLAAALAVLPPLVMNGTWDVWIYRALIFLVISCPCALVISVPLSFFGGIGAASKQGILVKGSNYLEALNNVDTVAFDKTGTLTKGQFSVIKVTPVSGITQDELLQMAASVEKNSTHPIAASILDTYTGKILPVENATEQAGHGLQAEINGQTVVVGNAKSMTSAGVEFIEADAIGTIVYIAVNGKFWGDLVIADEPKKDASEAIRLLNNRGIQKTVMLTGDNKKVGSAIADKLKMSAVYTNLLPENKVEIVDNLLQDSHALNKKVAFVGDGINDTPVLTTADIGFAMGGLGSDAAVEAADIVIMGDEPSKVARAMKIAKRTRQIVIQNISFALIIKILFLALGALGMVNMWQAVFADVGVTIIAVLNAIRLQFINFDN, encoded by the coding sequence ATGAAATCTTACGATGTCCAAACTGATTATAAAGTTAAGAAAAAGCAAAAGCGTCTTAAAAACGAATTAAGTAAAGAAACGAAATTAACCATTATTCGCTTGTTAGTTTCTTTTAGTTTACTACTTATTGGGTCTAGTTCATTGCTGCCAGAACCGATTGATATTGGTTTTTTCGTTACAGCCTATTTAGTAATTGGGGCTCGTATCGTTTATACGGCAGTGAAAAATATTTTTCATGGCGAAATTTTTGATGAGAATTTCTTGATGAGTATTGCAACGATTGGAGCCATTATTTTGGGAGAATATCCTGAAGCAATCGCAGTGATGTTGTTTTATGAATTGGGGAATGTCTTTGAAGATGTTGCTGTTAACCGTTCCAAAAAGTCTATCTCAGCGCTATTAGAAGTGAAGCCTGCATTCGCCACTTTGAAGTTGGCTGGTAAGACGAAAGTAGTTGATCCAAGTGAAGTTCAAATTGGTCAAATTATTTTAGTTAAACCAGGAGAGAAGATTCCGCTTGATGGGACAGTTGTCTTAGGACAGTCATCGGTTGATACTTCAGCTTTGACAGGTGAATCAATGCCACAAAATGTCAAAGTTGGCGATCAAGCCTTGAGTGGTTCCATCAATCAAAACGGAACTTTACAAATTAAAGTAAGCAAGGCTTACAGCGATTCTACAGTAGCCAAGATTTTGGACTTAGTTCAAAATGCCAGCAGTAAAAAAGCTAACACTGAGAAATTTATTACTAAGTTTGCCAAGATCTATACGCCAATCGTGGTTGGATTAGCTGCTGCTTTAGCAGTTTTGCCACCACTTGTAATGAATGGTACTTGGGATGTTTGGATTTATCGAGCTTTGATTTTCCTAGTAATTTCTTGTCCATGTGCTTTGGTTATTTCAGTTCCATTGAGTTTCTTCGGTGGGATTGGGGCAGCCTCAAAACAAGGTATTTTGGTTAAAGGTAGCAATTACTTGGAAGCCTTGAATAACGTTGATACGGTAGCTTTTGATAAGACTGGGACTTTGACTAAAGGTCAATTCTCTGTTATCAAAGTAACTCCAGTATCAGGGATTACTCAAGACGAATTACTTCAAATGGCAGCTAGTGTTGAGAAAAATTCAACTCATCCAATTGCAGCCTCAATCTTAGACACTTATACGGGTAAAATTTTGCCGGTTGAAAATGCGACTGAACAAGCTGGTCATGGTTTACAAGCAGAAATCAACGGTCAAACGGTCGTTGTCGGAAATGCTAAATCGATGACTAGTGCTGGAGTCGAATTTATTGAAGCGGATGCTATTGGCACAATCGTTTATATTGCGGTTAACGGTAAGTTCTGGGGCGACTTAGTAATTGCCGATGAACCTAAGAAAGATGCTTCAGAAGCCATTAGATTGCTAAATAATCGTGGTATTCAGAAGACTGTTATGCTGACTGGTGATAACAAAAAGGTTGGATCAGCGATTGCTGACAAACTTAAAATGAGTGCCGTTTATACGAACTTATTACCAGAAAATAAAGTTGAAATTGTTGATAATTTATTGCAAGATTCACACGCTCTTAATAAGAAAGTTGCCTTCGTTGGTGACGGAATCAATGATACTCCCGTTTTGACAACAGCTGATATTGGCTTTGCTATGGGTGGCTTAGGATCAGATGCTGCTGTTGAGGCGGCGGATATTGTGATAATGGGCGATGAACCTTCGAAAGTTGCTCGAGCAATGAAGATTGCTAAACGAACACGTCAAATTGTGATTCAAAATATTTCCTTTGCTTTGATTATTAAGATTTTGTTCTTAGCATTAGGAGCATTGGGAATGGTCAATATGTGGCAAGCAGTTTTTGCTGACGTTGGTGTAACAATCATTGCCGTTTTAAATGCGATTCGTTTACAATTTATTAATTTCGATAATTAA
- the tpx gene encoding thiol peroxidase — MDLDFKGDTITTYGDPLTVGEQFPDFTVLNKDNNEVKLSSMLDKPLLISVVPDINTRVCSIQTKHFNQEVDGHSEINFVTISTNTPEEQADWCAAEDVKNMQMLSDIDHDFGKKSKIWIRDRNILARSVWVVDTNSEIIYSEIVPVQSDEPSYDRVLGQLNELIK; from the coding sequence ATGGATTTAGATTTTAAAGGCGACACAATTACAACTTACGGTGATCCGTTGACTGTTGGTGAACAATTCCCAGACTTTACCGTACTTAACAAAGACAACAACGAGGTTAAACTAAGCAGTATGCTTGATAAGCCTCTATTGATCAGCGTCGTACCTGATATCAACACTCGTGTCTGCAGCATTCAAACAAAGCATTTCAATCAAGAAGTTGATGGTCATTCAGAAATCAACTTTGTTACTATTTCAACTAATACACCAGAAGAACAAGCTGATTGGTGTGCTGCCGAAGATGTTAAGAATATGCAGATGCTATCTGACATCGACCATGACTTTGGTAAGAAATCCAAAATTTGGATTAGAGACCGCAACATTTTAGCTCGTTCAGTTTGGGTCGTTGATACAAATAGTGAAATCATCTATTCCGAAATCGTCCCTGTTCAATCAGACGAACCTAGCTATGATCGCGTCTTGGGTCAATTAAACGAATTAATCAAATAA
- a CDS encoding GNAT family N-acetyltransferase produces the protein MNLIGKRVKIRNFEPSDLGQFLELVQDKNNHKLAGLEYTEDVDFGRDLLDMYQRRDSAYAVSLVENDKMIGIIELNKRGESAELLPTREIGFVIDKKFRNQGYAKEAVNLLLEYGFSKLQLTEVWASTEKDNLAPQKLLEALAFKYMYEVNQTLPYTGQSNPVKYYLLKK, from the coding sequence ATGAACTTGATAGGAAAAAGAGTAAAAATCCGCAATTTTGAGCCGTCAGATTTAGGACAATTTTTGGAATTGGTACAGGACAAAAATAACCATAAATTAGCTGGACTAGAATACACCGAGGATGTAGACTTTGGTCGTGATCTCCTTGATATGTATCAACGAAGAGACAGTGCCTACGCTGTTTCTTTGGTAGAAAATGACAAAATGATTGGAATAATTGAATTGAACAAGCGTGGTGAATCAGCTGAATTGTTGCCGACACGCGAGATTGGCTTTGTAATAGATAAGAAGTTTCGCAATCAAGGTTACGCTAAAGAAGCTGTTAACTTGTTGCTAGAGTATGGCTTCAGCAAATTACAGTTAACTGAAGTTTGGGCTTCGACTGAAAAAGATAACCTTGCACCGCAAAAACTCCTTGAAGCATTAGCTTTTAAATACATGTACGAAGTAAATCAAACGCTTCCATACACGGGGCAGAGCAATCCGGTAAAATACTACTTGCTGAAGAAGTGA
- a CDS encoding DUF3324 domain-containing protein has protein sequence MKKIRSIFIVFVFSLLAVIGASIISTQNVQATSGGYALKPAGESNDNVDISNGSYVITGDPGQTVDLKLMVINQESSKRNFLYRVNTGYTNNNGELAYDSEKVTDPSLKIQTKDTATPQKSVFSVPGNTTATITFKITIPKEKFKGTLLGGVNVAPYKEKAKGTVASNGTLLKNKFSYSVPIQIHQKGAESDPAKLSIRSVKPNRVVAGAHPSPGVLANVHNSQNDYIGNMSVKAVVTKKGDKSFKIVSNSSNQSIAPTTNYNYTISWGKKALQSGNYHLKMTYKTKGGLKGYVLNKDFSITNDDAAKYNKLAGIKPNYLWLYILLAILALAIILGLGIYLGKRNNNKNNNGSNNGGNTTRRRRR, from the coding sequence ATGAAAAAGATTAGAAGTATTTTCATTGTATTTGTATTTTCTTTACTTGCGGTTATTGGAGCAAGCATTATTAGTACTCAGAATGTTCAAGCAACTTCAGGTGGATATGCACTAAAGCCAGCAGGGGAGTCGAATGACAATGTAGATATTAGCAATGGTAGTTATGTTATTACAGGAGATCCAGGGCAAACTGTTGATTTGAAGCTAATGGTTATAAATCAAGAGAGTTCAAAGAGAAATTTTCTATATAGAGTAAATACTGGTTATACAAATAATAACGGTGAACTTGCTTATGACTCTGAAAAAGTTACTGACCCATCTCTAAAGATTCAAACTAAGGATACTGCGACTCCTCAGAAGTCTGTTTTTTCAGTTCCTGGTAATACTACAGCAACAATTACATTTAAAATAACGATTCCTAAGGAAAAGTTTAAAGGGACTTTACTTGGTGGTGTTAACGTTGCCCCTTACAAAGAAAAAGCTAAAGGTACTGTAGCTTCGAATGGTACATTGTTAAAGAATAAATTTAGTTATTCTGTACCAATTCAAATTCATCAAAAGGGTGCTGAATCTGATCCCGCTAAATTGTCGATTAGATCGGTTAAGCCTAATAGAGTTGTTGCAGGTGCACATCCAAGTCCCGGAGTTCTTGCTAATGTACATAATTCTCAAAATGATTATATTGGGAATATGAGCGTTAAGGCTGTTGTTACTAAAAAAGGGGACAAAAGTTTTAAAATTGTTTCAAATTCATCAAATCAATCAATAGCACCGACAACTAATTATAATTACACTATTTCTTGGGGCAAAAAAGCTCTACAGTCAGGTAATTATCATTTGAAAATGACTTATAAGACCAAAGGTGGTCTAAAAGGCTACGTTCTAAATAAAGACTTTTCTATCACAAATGATGATGCTGCTAAGTACAATAAATTAGCAGGTATTAAACCAAATTATCTATGGTTGTACATCTTGTTAGCTATTCTTGCGTTAGCTATTATTCTTGGACTAGGTATTTACTTAGGTAAGAGAAATAATAACAAGAACAATAATGGAAGTAACAACGGTGGAAATACAACTAGAAGACGTCGTCGTTAA
- a CDS encoding Y-family DNA polymerase — protein sequence MDYSKEPHGVFFLIDNKSFYASVEATMRGLNPLKELLVVMSEADNTNGGLVLATSPMAKKIFHLQANVSRQRNLPQDPRLIVVPPRMNLYIKRNLQINNIFKEFAAECDVWPYSIDESIIDMTRSWYLFGNSPRAVARLIQKTVRHRLGLYTTVGIGDNPVQAKIALDIYAKHDAELMGEIHYETVPEKIWTIQNMTDVWSIAKRTEKRLNRLGIHNMYELAHANPFYLKQELGLIGEQIFAIAWGIDRTRLADKIDSKSHSIGNSQVLPRDYFNKTEIETVIKEMGQQVASRLRHHHKQAGCLYLSVTFAYAARVEGERGGFSIASNLNPTDEDQAISDLLIYLFESQWQGQPVRNLAVYSSKLISKTSQQLDFFTPIKQQCLEEDKLNVIDEIRAKYGFQSLVYANSLLKGGTAIHRATLVGGHNGGNAYE from the coding sequence ATGGATTATAGTAAAGAACCGCATGGGGTCTTCTTTTTGATTGATAATAAGTCGTTTTATGCAAGTGTTGAAGCGACTATGCGTGGGTTAAATCCATTGAAAGAGCTGCTAGTGGTTATGAGTGAGGCCGACAATACAAACGGTGGTTTAGTTTTAGCCACTTCACCGATGGCAAAGAAAATTTTTCATCTACAAGCGAATGTATCAAGGCAGCGGAATTTACCACAGGATCCACGGTTGATTGTTGTGCCACCAAGGATGAATCTCTATATTAAGCGAAATTTGCAAATTAATAATATCTTTAAGGAATTCGCGGCTGAATGTGATGTATGGCCATATTCGATTGATGAATCAATTATTGATATGACTAGATCTTGGTATTTGTTTGGTAATAGTCCAAGAGCAGTAGCGCGGCTAATTCAAAAAACGGTCCGGCATCGTTTGGGATTGTACACAACTGTTGGTATTGGTGACAATCCTGTTCAAGCTAAGATTGCTTTGGATATTTACGCTAAGCATGATGCGGAATTGATGGGGGAGATACATTACGAAACAGTTCCTGAGAAAATTTGGACGATTCAAAATATGACCGATGTTTGGAGTATTGCTAAGCGCACAGAAAAACGTTTGAATCGACTAGGAATTCATAATATGTACGAACTGGCGCATGCAAATCCGTTCTATTTAAAACAAGAATTAGGATTGATTGGTGAACAAATTTTTGCGATTGCCTGGGGAATAGACCGAACTAGGTTGGCTGATAAGATTGATTCCAAGTCACATAGTATTGGAAACTCCCAAGTTTTACCGCGCGATTATTTCAATAAGACTGAGATTGAAACGGTTATTAAGGAAATGGGTCAACAAGTTGCTTCTAGGTTACGTCATCATCACAAGCAAGCGGGATGTCTGTACTTGAGCGTGACCTTTGCCTACGCTGCACGTGTAGAAGGTGAGCGTGGTGGTTTCAGTATTGCTAGTAATTTGAATCCGACCGATGAAGATCAAGCCATTTCCGATTTGTTGATTTATTTGTTCGAAAGCCAGTGGCAAGGACAACCAGTCAGAAATCTAGCAGTCTATTCTTCCAAACTGATTAGTAAGACTAGTCAACAATTAGACTTCTTTACTCCGATTAAGCAACAGTGCCTAGAAGAAGACAAGCTAAACGTAATAGATGAAATTAGAGCAAAGTATGGTTTTCAATCACTCGTGTACGCCAATAGTCTCTTAAAGGGGGGAACGGCCATTCACCGAGCTACTTTAGTTGGTGGACACAACGGTGGCAATGCATATGAATAG
- a CDS encoding acetyl-CoA carboxylase has product MNSDFRIICSRISQYFTRRKDTEYYLQVVNDLYDQTYNFFINIRPRNQRMHSIPLHTVKNYRLEYLEQLINKITEQYHFSIVYDGFVGLRWPNRQELIQKRRHKDE; this is encoded by the coding sequence ATGAATAGTGATTTTCGAATTATTTGTTCACGAATATCCCAATACTTTACTAGACGAAAAGATACCGAATATTATTTGCAAGTGGTTAATGATTTGTACGACCAAACATACAATTTTTTTATCAATATTCGTCCACGTAATCAACGAATGCATTCGATACCGTTACATACAGTTAAAAATTATCGGTTGGAATATTTAGAACAACTAATAAATAAAATTACGGAACAATATCATTTTTCCATAGTGTATGACGGATTCGTCGGTCTGCGATGGCCAAATAGACAAGAACTAATTCAAAAAAGGCGGCATAAGGATGAATAG
- a CDS encoding SDR family oxidoreductase yields the protein MKVLIIGAHGKVGHLLIGELQSRNIDFVAGLRSQEQIKAYNDNNIETQFIDLTASLDSIKDSIEASGADVIVFSAGAGGAGYDRTLEIDLDGAIKTMMVAEAIGIKRYIMVSSIFSDNRSKWDASGIKPYMIAKHYADDHLRGTNLDYTIIHPGALTDEDGTGKVKLLGSNESGSIPRVDVARALAEIIQNPTTIGKEYTFASGDQATEDVFR from the coding sequence ATGAAAGTTCTTATTATTGGTGCTCACGGTAAGGTCGGTCATCTACTAATCGGAGAGTTACAATCAAGAAACATCGATTTTGTTGCTGGATTGCGCAGTCAAGAACAGATCAAGGCCTACAACGATAACAACATTGAAACTCAATTTATTGATTTAACAGCATCCCTTGACAGTATCAAGGATTCTATCGAAGCTTCTGGTGCTGACGTCATCGTCTTCTCTGCCGGTGCTGGTGGTGCTGGATATGATCGAACACTAGAAATTGATCTCGATGGTGCAATTAAAACAATGATGGTTGCTGAAGCTATTGGTATTAAACGTTATATCATGGTTAGTTCAATCTTTAGCGACAATCGTAGCAAGTGGGACGCATCAGGTATCAAACCATACATGATTGCTAAACATTACGCTGACGACCATTTGCGTGGTACTAACCTTGACTACACTATCATTCACCCAGGTGCTTTGACTGATGAAGATGGTACTGGCAAAGTTAAATTACTCGGTTCAAATGAATCTGGTAGTATTCCTCGTGTCGATGTAGCTCGCGCCTTGGCTGAAATTATTCAAAATCCAACTACAATTGGAAAAGAATATACTTTTGCTAGTGGTGATCAAGCAACCGAAGACGTTTTTAGATAA
- a CDS encoding WxL domain-containing protein — MKLSRNVLVGSLAVSGMVLGALAPAVTAQAAKTSGVVDSTTGEVSQTKDASGMENAGQLGNTDSKLAIAYTNADNSVTGPAAAYSNASVNVVSGVLILDQVPDFNFGTAASGSVKGLVDNSKGSQNTSNTTATDGTAAVDGNDKGALQVIESRNALSGFTVSASLGSFQDAKGNAVVGSNDAKDPFILNLNPANMTLNGKDYMNSTTPFQTAKANIATTDKEAAPVMAVAEGQTGYTTGTYAADLNTGDLVSLSVPSGINAGEQKVQSLNSTITWTLAATPKTGAGTDTGTGN; from the coding sequence ATGAAATTATCAAGAAATGTTTTAGTAGGATCATTAGCAGTATCAGGTATGGTACTGGGAGCACTTGCACCAGCAGTTACAGCACAAGCTGCAAAGACATCAGGTGTTGTAGATAGTACAACAGGTGAAGTTTCACAAACAAAAGATGCAAGCGGAATGGAAAATGCAGGTCAATTAGGTAATACAGATAGTAAATTAGCAATTGCCTATACAAATGCTGATAATTCTGTAACTGGACCAGCAGCAGCATATTCAAATGCTTCTGTTAATGTTGTAAGTGGTGTCTTGATTCTTGACCAAGTTCCTGACTTCAACTTTGGTACAGCTGCTTCAGGTTCTGTAAAAGGACTTGTTGACAACAGCAAGGGTTCACAAAATACATCAAACACAACAGCAACAGATGGTACAGCTGCTGTTGATGGTAACGATAAAGGTGCACTACAAGTTATTGAATCACGTAATGCACTAAGTGGATTCACAGTTTCAGCTTCATTAGGTTCATTCCAAGATGCAAAAGGTAATGCCGTTGTAGGTTCTAACGATGCAAAGGATCCATTTATTCTTAACTTAAATCCAGCAAATATGACACTTAATGGCAAGGACTATATGAATAGTACTACTCCTTTCCAAACAGCAAAGGCAAATATTGCTACGACCGATAAAGAGGCAGCTCCCGTTATGGCTGTTGCAGAAGGTCAAACAGGATACACAACTGGTACATATGCTGCTGATCTTAACACAGGTGATTTAGTATCATTGTCAGTTCCTAGTGGAATCAATGCAGGCGAACAAAAAGTTCAATCATTGAACTCAACTATTACATGGACTCTTGCAGCTACTCCTAAGACTGGTGCTGGTACAGATACAGGTACAGGTAACTAA
- a CDS encoding DUF916 domain-containing protein, which yields MKKRLIIIFSALLLLITTLLPFATTVKAAPDKSYAIQAILPDNQINKDESYFDLKVEPNKDQTLKVLIANTGSKPITVTAEVNNAYTADSGVIGYDKYNTKLYKSKLPSLTSLVDGKRKKVVKLNNGENKTVEFKVKSPSSEYAGIILGGVTTTASVSPTKSKNINIKNQVRYVKGVVLRSKDDGVMPDMHLTSAAPKAVAGSTGIAYKLDNTAPINVNKVALKAEITNGSKTTNYSAENLQFAPNSQFDYFIPIKNLDAGTYKAHISLKNESGFSKEFNYTITVKQRQVDNVVDAAKPKPQTHNKQWIGIIIGIIVLIAVAVWMYLYYSQRNKGDGPKGGRGNMNFRLPKKPNTPNTPNKTTRSGKDDGTRSSRHKK from the coding sequence ATGAAAAAAAGATTAATTATAATTTTTTCAGCATTATTATTATTGATTACAACGCTTTTACCTTTTGCAACAACGGTAAAAGCTGCACCTGACAAATCTTATGCGATTCAAGCAATTTTGCCAGATAATCAAATTAACAAAGATGAATCTTATTTTGACTTGAAGGTTGAACCTAACAAGGATCAGACGTTGAAAGTTTTGATTGCTAATACTGGTAGTAAGCCAATTACGGTTACTGCTGAGGTTAACAATGCTTATACAGCCGACTCTGGTGTTATTGGGTATGATAAATATAATACTAAGTTGTACAAGTCAAAGTTGCCTTCACTAACATCATTAGTTGATGGCAAGCGTAAGAAAGTTGTTAAACTCAACAATGGTGAAAATAAAACGGTTGAATTCAAAGTTAAATCACCTAGTTCTGAATATGCTGGTATTATCTTAGGTGGTGTCACAACGACTGCCTCGGTCAGCCCAACTAAATCTAAGAATATCAATATTAAGAACCAAGTCCGCTATGTTAAAGGGGTTGTCCTTCGTTCTAAAGACGATGGTGTAATGCCTGACATGCATTTGACATCAGCTGCTCCTAAGGCCGTAGCTGGTTCAACTGGAATTGCTTACAAGTTAGACAATACAGCACCGATAAACGTCAATAAAGTAGCTCTGAAGGCCGAAATAACCAACGGTAGTAAAACTACCAACTACTCAGCAGAAAACCTTCAGTTCGCCCCTAATTCGCAATTTGACTACTTTATCCCAATTAAGAATTTAGATGCAGGTACATATAAAGCACATATTTCGTTGAAGAATGAAAGTGGCTTTTCTAAAGAATTTAATTACACAATCACAGTTAAACAAAGACAAGTTGATAATGTAGTTGATGCAGCTAAACCAAAACCACAAACTCATAATAAGCAGTGGATTGGTATTATTATTGGAATCATTGTTTTGATTGCTGTCGCCGTGTGGATGTATCTCTATTATTCACAACGTAATAAAGGGGATGGACCTAAAGGTGGCCGTGGTAATATGAACTTTAGATTACCTAAGAAACCTAATACACCTAATACACCAAATAAGACAACTAGATCTGGTAAAGATGATGGTACAAGATCTTCTCGTCATAAGAAGTAA
- a CDS encoding LPXTG cell wall anchor domain-containing protein gives MKRKMRTRKSLTVKKRVVGFFAIAVILLGVIGGFGFTHVVAESNSTTGGGADRSAPVAVVASKARDDLGLDGGGGSNASVVLNSDNTGSSTGTEAKKVNTDYVPSVNINNMSTYPQTGDAHDTGLIITGFTILIGLFAFYGYKLRKSLKFLQVSK, from the coding sequence ATGAAGAGAAAAATGAGAACTAGAAAAAGTCTCACAGTCAAAAAGCGAGTAGTCGGTTTCTTCGCAATTGCCGTTATATTGTTGGGTGTGATTGGAGGATTTGGCTTTACACATGTAGTTGCCGAATCTAACAGTACGACTGGAGGTGGCGCTGATAGATCAGCACCGGTTGCGGTTGTCGCCTCCAAGGCTAGAGATGATTTAGGCCTTGACGGTGGCGGTGGTTCAAATGCAAGCGTAGTACTTAACTCAGATAATACCGGATCAAGTACTGGTACTGAAGCTAAGAAAGTTAACACGGACTACGTTCCTTCGGTTAATATCAATAACATGTCGACATATCCACAAACGGGTGATGCACATGACACTGGATTAATCATAACAGGCTTTACGATTTTGATTGGTCTATTCGCTTTTTATGGCTACAAGCTACGGAAAAGCTTGAAGTTCTTACAAGTTTCAAAGTGA
- a CDS encoding WxL protein peptidoglycan domain-containing protein has product MNKKIIYLVSMMFFSLMSFISMQQVAQADISGLTVTPLIGDSNISDRFQIIGKPNSTRTLKISLSNFGTRDLKLNVVPTNASTSMDGKIIYTQNVKAGQYGLKYAFADMTQKKTVYVKANKTKDVSFKVKLPSGEINNLIMGGFNIYDSTGITEGNATVPVWITNANKPVGGIVSLHDLGLDVIAKKPHIIVNLQNKEPGQMKNVIVHVTVKRKSWLDRFNLGDKKMTADLTYPKVAPNSRIPVDFDQNTTPIKAGTYVVKGAARSGKATWTFHKKYTITQDQANNINKRCKGLIYNKTTTYILIVCVLVSIIFLIFWAIWYSGRS; this is encoded by the coding sequence ATGAATAAGAAAATTATTTATTTAGTATCGATGATGTTTTTTTCATTGATGAGTTTTATAAGTATGCAACAAGTTGCCCAAGCCGATATATCCGGATTGACTGTTACACCACTTATTGGAGATTCAAATATATCAGATCGATTCCAGATTATTGGGAAACCTAATTCTACGAGAACATTAAAAATATCCTTGTCCAACTTTGGAACGCGTGATCTTAAGTTGAATGTTGTTCCAACTAATGCTTCCACTTCAATGGATGGTAAAATTATTTATACTCAAAATGTTAAAGCGGGTCAATATGGATTGAAGTATGCTTTTGCTGATATGACACAAAAGAAGACAGTTTATGTAAAAGCCAATAAAACAAAAGATGTCTCTTTTAAGGTTAAGTTACCTTCAGGGGAGATTAATAATTTGATCATGGGTGGCTTTAATATCTATGATTCCACAGGTATCACTGAAGGTAATGCCACAGTACCCGTGTGGATTACCAATGCTAACAAGCCAGTTGGAGGAATAGTTTCACTTCATGACCTAGGACTTGACGTAATAGCTAAAAAACCACACATTATTGTTAACTTACAGAATAAAGAACCTGGTCAGATGAAGAATGTAATAGTTCATGTGACTGTAAAACGTAAGAGTTGGCTAGATAGATTTAATCTTGGTGATAAAAAAATGACTGCCGATTTAACTTATCCTAAAGTAGCCCCCAACTCAAGAATCCCAGTAGACTTTGACCAAAACACTACACCAATCAAAGCCGGAACTTATGTAGTAAAAGGTGCTGCCCGCAGTGGCAAAGCGACATGGACATTCCACAAGAAATACACCATCACCCAAGATCAAGCCAACAACATCAATAAACGTTGTAAAGGTTTGATTTACAACAAGACTACAACTTACATTTTGATTGTATGTGTCTTGGTATCAATTATTTTCCTAATATTCTGGGCCATTTGGTATTCAGGTAGGAGTTAA